The following coding sequences are from one Novosphingobium sp. Gsoil 351 window:
- a CDS encoding UTRA domain-containing protein, with amino-acid sequence MVYAVAGAMPLPRKVAEQTDADATADWILLRGVRRREGDALPIAATDAYFHASLADAVARFDLGANTLFGQLEQLAGISVGRVTQDIQAIAAGADIADVLGIPRRAPVLRILRCYWDGAGRIFEISVSHHPGDRFAYSMHIDLDG; translated from the coding sequence GTGGTGTACGCGGTCGCCGGGGCGATGCCGCTGCCGCGCAAAGTCGCGGAACAGACCGACGCCGATGCGACCGCCGATTGGATCTTGCTGCGCGGGGTCCGCCGCCGCGAGGGCGACGCGCTGCCGATCGCGGCCACCGACGCGTATTTCCACGCATCCCTCGCCGACGCCGTCGCCCGCTTCGATCTGGGCGCCAACACCCTGTTCGGTCAGCTCGAGCAACTCGCCGGGATCAGCGTGGGGCGGGTCACCCAGGATATCCAGGCGATCGCCGCCGGAGCCGATATCGCCGATGTGCTGGGTATCCCCCGCCGCGCGCCCGTGCTGCGCATCTTGCGCTGCTACTGGGATGGAGCGGGTCGCATCTTCGAGATTTCGGTCAGTCACCATCCCGGTGACCGTTTCGCGTATTCGATGCACATCGATCTGGACGGCTGA